The genomic segment AAGATTGCGTAGGGTACCTGTCAGTGGCTGCAGGTCCAGCACCACCCCTGGTTGAGGAATCCATCATAAGGAATGTTTCCGGGGCTGTAAGAAGAGAGTGCTCTGTTGAGGTTCTCTCAGTTGGCCACCTCACCTTGCTGACGCTTTTGGTTTTGCTATGCAGAGGGAGCTGTGTGTGGACGGAGCTTGGGCGAGCGGGAGgacacctgcgggcaggtggaggctATCGTGCAAGCTACAGGGTTTCCCTATCACCTGCTGCTCTTGGAGGAGGTAACTATGGCTGAGGTTCAGCGTCTTCATAGCAGGACACTTCAGTGGTATGGCATCAATGTCAGCCTtagccagctggctggctgaATTTGACTTGCCTGTAAGGAAGTTGTGTTATTACTCAGCAGATtaaattagagcagtgtttctcaatctcggtgactttgtggctggctggggaattctgggagttgaagtccacacaccttaaagtctctgagattgagaaacgccAAATTAGAGCATCAGGAAGGTAGACCCTCTTCAGCTGCCTAGGAAGACCCCAGGCAGGACAAAATTATCATTCTTCCATAAAATGTTGCCAGTGTAACTTGCAATGTTTTATGGAAGAATGATAATTTTGTCCTGTCTTTGTGTCCCGATAGTGAACTTTTGGCCCAGACTTTGGCCCAGAAAGTGACAGTACTAGAAGTGCGTCTGTGCCTTGGCCTCAGCTTCCCTTTGCCCAATAGGTTTTCTCTGATCCTCTTTCGCTTCTATAACGCAAAAGAGGATCAGAGAATACCTGTTGTGCAAAGGGAAGTTGAGAAACAAGGCACAGATGCACTTCCAGTACTGTCACTTCCAGAAAAGTGAAAAGTAACAGTAGGCTTGACAGGGCAGGAAGGAAATACAGTTCCTAATTCTGAAAATCTGTCAAAGCGGTTGTTTTTTGTGTATGCTTATCATGGTCTGCTTGAGGCACCGTCCTTCAGGCAGCATTTGACCTAGCTCATGCCCTGCCTGCTCTTTCATAGGTGTTTGACCTTCCCGCTTCGGTCCTGAACTCGCTTTCCCACAGTCCTGCTGACCAGGCTCACAGCTACAAGGAAGCAGTGGCTGATTTTAcaaggtggcagcagcagcagtgggagAAGACGGAGGATGCAGCAACTTCCCTGGAGGACCAGCTGGCAGAGTGCAGCACACGAGGCAGTTCCTGGAAGGAGCGGCTGGCAGTTCTAGCCACTAGCTCTTTTCCCGCTTCCCACGCAGAAGCCCTGTCCCGCCTCTTCGGGGCTGTCAGATCCTTAACTGCAAAAGAGGAGCTTCTGCAGACCCTCCGGTGAGCAACTTGCCCAGATCCTGGGTGAAGGTGATATCGCCAGCACCGTGGGCCGAATGAGTTCTCATCAAGGGTTTGTCTTGAGAATGGAGAACTAGAAAGAAGCCTTGCCGATGTTTTACGTGTTCTTGTTGTCTGGTGCTCTTACTTAATAGAGGGTCATTCAGTCCCAGATCCCAGCTCAGGATCCTCGGGAAACAGGCGGACATCCTTGGCGGCAAGTTGGCTTTGTAAGCAGCAAGCCCCTAACTAGTCTTAGAGTGGGTTTCATAGTCATGAGGCTGTTCTAGACTGTTTCTAGGGTTGATTCTGTTGTTGGACGTATTCTGGGCTGCTGTTTCTAGGAAAACAAGAACGTTCAGCTGTTTTTCTGGGCCCTTGGCTGGATCCCAGATTCTTGGCCGGAATGGGAGAAAATCCCTTTGCTTTTCAGGACTCACCTGATCCTGCATGTGGCTCGGAGAAACGGATACACCAAGGTGATGGTGGGAGACAGCTGCACCCGTGTGAGTGTCAAGCTGTTGACCAACCTCTGCCTGGGACGGGGGGCCTTCCTGGCCATGGACACGGTGAGAACAAAGTGGGTCATGATTTTCCCACCCACTGGGCACAGTTTGCTCCACGTTTCGGTCTCAACAGGAGATTCCTTGCCCCCCTCAGGGATGGCATCTTCTTTGGCTTAGACATGTCCATCCTTGCAAGCAGCTGCCCTGAGCTTTGTAAAGCCAGCATTAAACTCAGGCCTGGCCcctgaagagggaaggaagatccTAAACTCCTAAAGCTGCGTAGTCAAGTGGCTAAGACTGCACATTTCACCCAGGACAAGCCCACTGAGGAATATCTTCCAGGCAAACACACACAAGATAATATTGTAGAAGAAGGGCAAGGTTTTAGCGATTTAGGCTTCCACCTGTGGCCAGATAAACTGGTTGGAGCCTTACCCGTGTTGGATCAGTCTGTTTCCAGAATCCTCCTGAAATGTTCTGGGGCTGGGGTGTTAGTTGCCTATGACTGGTTCAGCCTCTCTGATCTGTTTGGTCTCTGATCTTGCACCGCTCGTCCCGCCCTTTCCCATTTCTTCTCCCCCAAAGGGCTTCTTGGACAGCCGCCACGGTGACGTTCTGATCCTGCGCCCGATGCGGGAGTATCCCGCCAAAGAAATTATTTTCTACAACCACCTCTTTGGGGTGCCCACTGTCTTCACGCCTGGACTGGACACCAAAGTAAGCAGTTCGGAGCATGGTGGGAGACAGAGCGGAGGGTCCTCTGCCCTTACTGGGTACCCTTCGGTGGGTCAGGAGGATCTGGGTGGCAGCTGTGACAGATGTTTCCACCTCTCCTAGGCCTCTGACAGAGCCAGCATTCACCTGCTGATTGAGAGCTTCCTCTGCAAGTTGCAGTCTGAATTTCCCTCCACCATCAGTACAGTCTACCGGTGAGTACCCTCTGCCAGTCCGATAAAGCCCAAACTGCTTGATGATGTTCCTAGTAAACGCTCAGCAGCGTTGTCCATTAAGCCCAACTCCCTCCCAACACACTCTTGTGCCCTCTGCAGCTCTGGCTGCATTTCCCAGCTTCTGGGGGcaaaaaaatacagcaagctaAAGAACGTGCCAGTGTTTTGGCCTGCTCTCTACAAATCCAGGTCAGCCCTCTGCCTGCGTTTAACAGGCAGGGCCCTTTCAGTCGCCAGGTGGACTACAAGAGCACTGTAAAAACAGCGGGGTCTAATCCCAAAGTGGGTTCTGTGACCTCCCTGCACAAGGTGCAGGTAGCTCGAGTGGGTCAGGCCGGAGATGGGCTTCCCCTCCGGCTCTCTTCCTGATGTCCCCTCTGGTCCCTGTTGCAGGACAGGAGAGAAGCTCAGTGCGGCTCCCCGAGAAGTTGGCTCGGATGTGCCAAGCGCACCGGCCCAGTGCCTCCTTTGCCTTTGCCCTCTGGACACCAGTGTTGGTACGTGGCCTTCTCTGCGGGGAGACTCGCTGCTTGATTAACGTTTGGTACCTGCTGGGGATTCCGGAACTGACAAGAGCTGAAATGCTGGTCAGAATTCCACAGTGTCAGAATTATAGCCAGTCCTCCTTGGAGGAACCTGCTCCCTGGAGCTGAAAGTTTTTTGTGGGGGGGCTCTTTCCCTCCCAGTTGCTTTGCCAAACAGGCATGGCGGCAAATGCAAAGTTGTTGGCTCAGCAAGGAGAGTTTGCTCACTGGAACTGAAAGATCAAGAGGCGACTGCCTCCTGGTTTGATGCGTCGAGGGGAAATGTCCAAACCTTGAGTTCTGGATGCTGTGAAGTTCACTTACACGCAAAATATAAACACCCGGTTTCAGCTGTCAAGCTTTCTCGCCTGTTGGCCTGAGGACCGGCTTTCAAGGTCTGTAACTCTGCTTTCCTCACAGAGGACGGATCCTCCTCGCAGGCCAGGCTGTTATCGGAGGAGCTCTGCCCGAGGCCGCCAGCTGAGAATAGTTGCTGTGAAGGGGGCAGGACCCAGGCAGGCTGCTGGGGGAGACCTCCAATGGGGGGGTAAGGACCCCCACAAAGAATGTACTGTCCTGTGTGTGAATGAGGCCCCCTGCTCTCCATAGCCCCCTTCCCCAaataaacctcccagagtcactctgagtgagatgggcagtggctaaattcgaaatataaataaatgactagTCCGCGCAGGTGTAATGTAGAGGCTTGATGTTCTGGCTTTCCCCCAACAGAGACTCCTCCCCACTTCTCCCCTTGCTCTGCTACGGCTGCCGTCTGACACTCAAGGAGCTGGTAAGTGTGCAAGGAAGGGTGTGTGTGACCAGAAGGACTGCTGTGCCTGCTGATGTCAAGGTGTGCAGCCGCTCCAAGGCAGAAGCAGGCAGGCCGAGGACAAACAGGTCTTTGGGCTTGAATTAAAATCAGTGCTTCCTGCTTGCGTGTTCAGTAAGTCGGCCCTTCCCCTCGGGTTAAATGTCTCAGTTGGGGGAATTTTGCAGAATCTCTGGGGTTCCATCCTGGCTTTTTGAGGAACTTCAGGTCGTGCTGCGGGTGACTGTTGAGGTGCCCTGCCGTGGTTTTGTGTCCCGGATTGTGCATAACCTCCCCCTGTTGGGGCCACCATTTGTAAAAGGAACAAGGCTGGTGGGTCCTGCTCCCCACCCAGGACAGGCTGGTTCTACTCACTCCAACAATTCCTTTGCAGAGCTGCACGGAGTCTCTCCCTCCA from the Candoia aspera isolate rCanAsp1 chromosome 11, rCanAsp1.hap2, whole genome shotgun sequence genome contains:
- the CTU2 gene encoding cytoplasmic tRNA 2-thiolation protein 2, producing MCDGGEGGCGGGRLPRERPRGRCSSKCMKCEDGPPVVIIRAGDAFCKACFKDYFVHKFRAMLGKNRCIYPGEKVLLAFSGGPTSSSMLRQVQEGLNREAAKKLRFKPGVIYIDEGAVCGRSLGEREDTCGQVEAIVQATGFPYHLLLLEEVFDLPASVLNSLSHSPADQAHSYKEAVADFTRWQQQQWEKTEDAATSLEDQLAECSTRGSSWKERLAVLATSSFPASHAEALSRLFGAVRSLTAKEELLQTLRTHLILHVARRNGYTKVMVGDSCTRVSVKLLTNLCLGRGAFLAMDTGFLDSRHGDVLILRPMREYPAKEIIFYNHLFGVPTVFTPGLDTKASDRASIHLLIESFLCKLQSEFPSTISTVYRTGEKLSAAPREVGSDVPSAPAQCLLCLCPLDTSVEDGSSSQARLLSEELCPRPPAENSCCEGGRTQAGCWGRPPMGGDSSPLLPLLCYGCRLTLKELSCTESLPPYIHEEAGHQRCRAAMKEEIQEFLLEDDA